Proteins encoded within one genomic window of Nonomuraea gerenzanensis:
- a CDS encoding SDR family NAD(P)-dependent oxidoreductase gives MIILVTGAGGPTGEAVSGYFRKNGHTVIGVDKQDVDLLDRAAVQGLADRIEREHGRVDGVVHLVGGWRGGRSFAETSLDDWELLHDLLIRTLQHVSLAFEPLLRRSEHGRFVIVSAKAAQRPTAGGAVYAAAKAAAEAWTLSLADALKDTPAAATILVVKALVNDTMRAADPEARFPGFTDVNDLAAAIGGLYERPAAEINGTRLDLTS, from the coding sequence ATGATCATTCTGGTTACCGGCGCCGGCGGGCCCACGGGTGAGGCCGTTTCCGGATATTTCCGGAAAAATGGCCACACCGTGATCGGCGTGGACAAGCAGGACGTGGACCTGCTCGACCGCGCCGCCGTCCAGGGCCTGGCCGACCGCATCGAGCGCGAGCACGGCCGCGTGGACGGCGTGGTGCACCTGGTGGGCGGCTGGCGCGGCGGCAGGTCTTTCGCCGAGACCAGCCTCGACGACTGGGAGCTCCTGCACGACCTGCTGATCCGCACCCTCCAGCACGTCTCGCTGGCCTTCGAGCCGCTGCTGCGCCGCAGCGAGCACGGCCGGTTCGTGATCGTCTCGGCCAAGGCGGCCCAGCGCCCGACCGCCGGAGGAGCCGTCTACGCGGCGGCCAAGGCGGCGGCGGAGGCGTGGACGCTGTCCTTGGCCGACGCGCTCAAGGACACCCCGGCCGCGGCCACCATCCTCGTCGTCAAGGCCCTGGTGAACGACACCATGCGGGCGGCCGACCCCGAGGCGCGCTTCCCCGGCTTCACCGACGTCAACGACCTGGCGGCGGCCATCGGCGGCCTCTACGAGCGCCCCGCCGCCGAGATCAACGGCACACGATTGGACCTGACTTCTTGA
- a CDS encoding threonine aldolase family protein — translation MNPRHDPRLKAFASDNYAGVHPEILQAIVSANGGHQTSYGDDVYTEATQEVFQRHFGERAQAYPVFNGTAANVVSLRAMTAQWEAVICAESAHINTDEGGAPEVAGGIKLLTVPTPDGKLTPELIDRQAWGFGDVHRAQPKVVSISNTTELGTVYTAEEIAAICAHAHDLGLLVHLDGSRLTNAAAALGVPMRALTTDAGVDVLSFGGTKIGLMYGEAVVVLNPEAATGVDYLRKTFMQLSSKMRFVSVQFEALLSGDLWLRNARRANEMARRLAEAVGRVPGVRVARAVEANAVFAVLPPDVAERLRKRYKFYDWTDGEVRWMCAFDTTEEDVDAFAAALAEEMTDTRR, via the coding sequence TTGAACCCCCGGCACGACCCCCGGCTCAAGGCCTTCGCCAGCGACAACTACGCCGGGGTGCACCCCGAGATCCTCCAGGCCATCGTCTCGGCCAACGGCGGTCACCAGACCTCCTACGGCGACGACGTCTACACCGAGGCCACGCAGGAGGTCTTCCAGCGGCACTTCGGCGAGCGGGCGCAGGCGTACCCGGTGTTCAACGGCACCGCCGCCAACGTCGTCTCCCTGCGTGCCATGACCGCGCAGTGGGAGGCGGTCATCTGCGCCGAGAGCGCCCACATCAACACCGACGAGGGCGGCGCGCCCGAGGTGGCGGGCGGCATCAAGCTGCTCACCGTCCCCACGCCCGACGGCAAGCTCACCCCCGAGCTGATCGACCGGCAGGCCTGGGGCTTCGGCGACGTGCACCGGGCCCAGCCCAAGGTGGTCTCGATCTCCAACACCACCGAGCTGGGCACCGTCTACACCGCCGAGGAGATCGCCGCGATCTGCGCGCACGCCCACGACCTGGGCCTGCTCGTGCACCTCGACGGCTCGCGGCTGACCAACGCCGCCGCGGCGCTCGGCGTCCCCATGCGGGCGCTGACCACCGACGCGGGCGTGGACGTGCTCTCCTTCGGCGGTACGAAGATCGGTCTGATGTACGGCGAGGCCGTCGTCGTGCTGAACCCGGAGGCGGCCACCGGCGTCGACTACCTGCGCAAGACGTTCATGCAGCTGTCGTCGAAGATGCGGTTCGTCTCGGTGCAGTTCGAGGCGCTGCTCTCGGGTGACCTGTGGCTGCGCAACGCCCGCCGGGCCAACGAGATGGCGCGGCGGCTGGCCGAGGCGGTCGGGCGCGTGCCCGGGGTGCGGGTGGCCAGGGCGGTCGAGGCCAACGCGGTGTTCGCGGTGCTGCCGCCGGACGTGGCCGAGCGGCTGCGCAAGCGGTACAAGTTCTACGACTGGACGGACGGGGAGGTGCGGTGGATGTGCGCGTTCGACACGACGGAGGAGGACGTGGACGCCTTCGCCGCCGCCCTGGCCGAGGAGATGACCGACACCCGCCGCTGA
- a CDS encoding phytoene desaturase family protein, translated as MGADAVVVGSGPNGLMAAVLLARAGREVLLLEGAERFGGGLRSGELTLPGHVHDLGATVMAMALASPAFRGLELKRVEFAHPPVVAAHPLDGRPAVLVHRDVRRTAEGLGRDRAAWLATVGAAVRAGLPLVDLLLKPLGPWPADPRVFAQAARFGLAAALPATTFARAAFRTVEARALLAGMSAHSMLDLRAPVSAGYGLMLATLAHLVGWPVVRGGSQGLADALVAELRSLGGEAVTGHRVRRLTELDAPIVVLDVTPRQLLAMADLPGGYRRRLARYRYGPGVFKLDWALDGPVPWRDPAVAGAGTVHLGGTLEEIALSEAEASAGRVSPRPYVLLVQPYAADPTRGGHTLWAYCHVPHGSRADLTDAVEAQIERYAPGFRDRVLARHAMGPAALEAADPNLVGGDIGGGLASLAQFVRRPVWSPAPWRTPLPGVFLCSSATPPGPGVHGMGGWQAARLALRHP; from the coding sequence ATGGGCGCCGACGCGGTCGTCGTGGGCTCCGGGCCCAACGGTTTGATGGCCGCGGTCCTGCTGGCCCGCGCCGGGCGCGAGGTGCTGCTGCTGGAGGGGGCCGAGCGGTTCGGCGGCGGGCTGCGGTCCGGCGAGCTGACGCTGCCGGGGCACGTGCACGACCTGGGCGCGACCGTGATGGCGATGGCGCTGGCCTCGCCCGCGTTCAGGGGGCTGGAGCTCAAGAGGGTCGAGTTCGCCCATCCTCCGGTGGTCGCGGCCCATCCGCTCGACGGGCGGCCCGCCGTGCTGGTGCACCGCGACGTCCGGCGCACCGCCGAGGGGCTGGGGCGCGACCGGGCGGCGTGGCTGGCCACCGTGGGCGCGGCGGTGCGCGCCGGGCTCCCGCTGGTGGACCTGCTGCTCAAGCCCCTCGGGCCGTGGCCGGCCGACCCTCGGGTGTTCGCGCAGGCCGCCAGGTTCGGGCTGGCCGCGGCGCTGCCCGCCACGACGTTCGCCAGGGCGGCGTTCCGCACGGTGGAGGCCCGCGCGCTGCTCGCCGGCATGTCCGCGCACTCCATGCTGGACCTGCGCGCCCCCGTCTCCGCCGGCTACGGGCTGATGCTGGCGACGCTGGCGCACCTGGTGGGCTGGCCGGTGGTGCGCGGCGGATCGCAGGGGCTGGCCGACGCGCTGGTGGCCGAGCTGCGGTCGCTGGGCGGCGAGGCGGTGACCGGGCACCGGGTGCGCCGGCTGACGGAGCTGGACGCGCCGATCGTGGTGCTCGACGTGACGCCCCGGCAGCTGCTCGCGATGGCCGACCTGCCCGGCGGCTACCGGCGGCGGCTGGCGCGCTACCGGTACGGGCCCGGCGTGTTCAAGCTGGACTGGGCGCTCGACGGGCCGGTGCCCTGGCGCGACCCGGCGGTGGCCGGGGCGGGCACGGTGCACCTGGGCGGGACCTTGGAGGAGATCGCGCTCAGCGAGGCCGAGGCGAGCGCCGGGCGGGTCTCGCCCCGGCCGTACGTGCTGCTCGTCCAGCCGTACGCGGCCGATCCGACGCGGGGCGGGCACACGCTGTGGGCCTACTGCCACGTGCCGCACGGCTCGCGGGCCGACCTGACCGACGCCGTCGAGGCCCAGATCGAGCGGTACGCGCCCGGCTTCCGCGACCGGGTGCTGGCCAGGCACGCGATGGGCCCGGCTGCGCTGGAGGCGGCCGATCCCAACCTGGTGGGCGGTGACATCGGGGGCGGGCTGGCCAGCCTGGCGCAGTTCGTCCGCCGGCCGGTCTGGTCGCCCGCCCCGTGGCGCACCCCGCTGCCGGGGGTGTTCCTCTGCTCGTCCGCGACGCCGCCGGGGCCCGGGGTGCACGGGATGGGCGGCTGGCAGGCCGCCCGCCTCGCCCTCCGGCATCCCTGA
- a CDS encoding DUF305 domain-containing protein: MRKPVLIICGVLVLAVAAFFLFGRDSTPGDTSPEAGFARDMATHHAQAVDMAFIVRDKGPAREIRSLAFDIINTQANQRGMFQGWLQQWGLSQATDERPMAWMSGHGHGAGPAAAPAATPAAAPAATPGLMPGMASADELTKLKQAQGTQAEVLFLQLMIRHHEGGVQMAEGLLKLSTRSEVVSMAQKIVDGQSGEIKLMTELLQQRGAKPYPSILKSP; this comes from the coding sequence GTGAGGAAACCCGTTCTGATCATCTGCGGCGTGCTCGTGCTCGCCGTGGCCGCCTTCTTCCTGTTCGGCCGCGACAGCACGCCGGGCGACACCTCGCCGGAGGCCGGGTTCGCCCGCGACATGGCCACGCACCACGCCCAGGCCGTCGACATGGCGTTCATCGTCAGGGACAAGGGCCCCGCCAGGGAGATCAGGAGCCTGGCCTTCGACATCATCAACACCCAGGCCAACCAGCGCGGCATGTTCCAGGGCTGGCTGCAGCAGTGGGGGCTCAGCCAGGCCACCGACGAGCGGCCGATGGCCTGGATGAGCGGCCACGGCCACGGCGCCGGTCCCGCCGCCGCGCCCGCCGCCACGCCCGCCGCCGCGCCCGCCGCCACGCCGGGGCTGATGCCCGGCATGGCCTCCGCCGACGAGCTGACCAAGCTCAAGCAGGCGCAGGGCACGCAGGCCGAGGTGCTGTTCCTGCAGCTCATGATCCGTCACCATGAAGGCGGCGTGCAGATGGCCGAGGGGCTGCTCAAGCTGTCCACGCGCAGCGAGGTGGTCAGCATGGCACAGAAGATCGTCGACGGGCAGAGCGGGGAGATCAAGCTGATGACGGAGCTGCTCCAGCAGCGCGGCGCGAAGCCGTACCCGTCGATACTGAAGAGCCCGTAG
- a CDS encoding DUF3105 domain-containing protein, producing MTKEKAQARREHLQKMRAEQKRKQRRAALLMWGTGGLIIVVLVGVVGFYLVNQARQTSLDAVTSVKYEAGQHVWNTVAYKETPPVGGEHNNYWQQCAIYDKPIHSEHAVHSLEHGAVWITYRPDLAKAQVDKLKEVASSTGQQDYMLMSPFPNLPSPIVVSSWGHQLKLTDAADPKLGAFIKRYQNGADTPEPGATCGGTDAITTTADQAPLPPEPTNQQQAPMETPAPSASPSQQQ from the coding sequence ATGACGAAGGAGAAGGCGCAGGCGAGGCGCGAGCACCTGCAGAAGATGCGGGCCGAGCAGAAGCGCAAGCAACGCCGCGCCGCACTGCTGATGTGGGGCACCGGCGGGCTCATCATCGTGGTGCTCGTCGGCGTGGTCGGCTTCTACCTGGTCAACCAGGCCAGGCAGACCTCGCTGGACGCCGTGACCAGTGTGAAGTACGAGGCCGGTCAGCACGTGTGGAACACGGTCGCCTACAAGGAGACGCCGCCGGTGGGCGGCGAGCACAACAACTACTGGCAGCAGTGCGCGATCTACGACAAGCCGATCCACAGCGAGCACGCCGTGCACTCGCTGGAGCACGGCGCGGTCTGGATCACCTACCGGCCGGACCTGGCCAAGGCGCAGGTCGACAAGCTGAAGGAGGTCGCGTCCTCCACGGGGCAGCAGGACTACATGCTGATGAGCCCGTTCCCCAACCTGCCGTCGCCGATCGTGGTCTCCTCCTGGGGTCACCAGCTCAAGCTGACCGACGCGGCCGACCCGAAGCTCGGCGCGTTCATCAAGCGCTACCAGAACGGCGCCGACACGCCTGAGCCCGGCGCCACCTGTGGCGGCACGGACGCGATCACCACCACGGCCGACCAGGCGCCGCTGCCGCCGGAGCCGACGAACCAGCAGCAGGCTCCGATGGAGACGCCGGCCCCCTCGGCCAGCCCGTCGCAGCAGCAGTAA
- a CDS encoding EF-hand domain-containing protein: MSQPSFRESAERNFDDLDADGDGFLTRYDYLALARQRLQQTGVRPDTPDGEALVEAFLNAWDTHARTLDTDRDGEISKEEYVRSFEMLVSTGALQAVLAPISRATFTAADRDGDGWISAEEFRSLWSQPGTGLTAAFARADSDGDGRISYEEFARARHGLLIGEG, encoded by the coding sequence ATGTCCCAGCCGAGCTTCCGCGAGAGCGCGGAGCGCAACTTCGACGACCTGGACGCCGACGGCGACGGATTCCTGACCCGGTACGACTACCTGGCGCTCGCCCGGCAACGGCTCCAGCAGACCGGCGTCAGGCCCGACACACCGGACGGCGAGGCACTGGTCGAGGCGTTCCTCAACGCCTGGGACACCCACGCCCGCACCCTCGACACCGACCGCGACGGGGAGATCAGCAAGGAGGAGTACGTGCGCTCCTTCGAGATGCTGGTGAGCACCGGCGCGCTCCAGGCGGTGCTGGCACCCATCTCCAGGGCCACCTTCACGGCGGCCGACCGCGACGGCGACGGCTGGATCAGCGCCGAGGAGTTCCGCTCGTTGTGGAGCCAGCCGGGCACCGGCCTCACCGCCGCCTTCGCCAGGGCCGACTCCGACGGTGACGGCCGCATCTCCTACGAGGAGTTCGCCAGGGCCCGCCACGGCCTGCTCATCGGCGAGGGCTGA
- the ald gene encoding alanine dehydrogenase: MRIGVPREVKNSEYRVALTPAGVHELVRHGHQVLVERDAGAGSAIPDADFAAAGAVMVPEADELWGGADLVMKVKEPEAEEYHRLRKGLVLFTYLHLAASRACTRALLESGCTAVAYETVQTANGALPLLAPMSEVAGRLAPQVGAYHLMRSAGGRGVLMGGVPGVRAAHVVVIGAGVSGMNAAAIALGMQAEVVLLDMNLDKLRQADLIYQGHCQTVASNTLEIERAVLEADLVIGAVLVPGAKAPKLVTDDLVSRMKPGSVLVDISIDQGGCFESSRPTTHEEPTYRVHDSIFYCVANMPGAVPHTSTFALTNVTLPYALEIADLGWQRAMRADPALALGLNTHEGRLTSRPVAQAHGLEWTAPQDVLA; the protein is encoded by the coding sequence ATGAGGATCGGTGTGCCACGAGAGGTCAAGAACAGCGAGTACCGGGTGGCGCTGACCCCTGCGGGGGTGCACGAGCTGGTCCGCCACGGCCACCAGGTCCTCGTCGAGCGCGACGCCGGCGCGGGGTCCGCGATCCCCGACGCCGACTTCGCCGCCGCGGGCGCCGTCATGGTCCCCGAGGCCGACGAGCTGTGGGGCGGGGCCGACCTGGTGATGAAGGTCAAGGAGCCGGAGGCGGAGGAGTACCACCGGCTGCGCAAGGGGCTGGTGCTGTTCACGTACCTGCATCTGGCCGCCTCCCGGGCCTGCACGCGCGCGCTGCTGGAGTCGGGCTGCACCGCGGTCGCCTACGAGACGGTCCAGACGGCGAACGGCGCGCTGCCGCTGCTGGCGCCCATGTCGGAGGTGGCGGGGCGGCTGGCGCCGCAGGTGGGCGCCTACCACCTGATGCGCTCGGCGGGCGGCAGAGGCGTGCTGATGGGCGGCGTCCCGGGGGTGCGCGCGGCGCACGTGGTGGTGATCGGGGCCGGGGTCTCCGGCATGAACGCCGCCGCCATCGCCCTCGGCATGCAGGCCGAGGTGGTGCTGCTCGACATGAACCTCGACAAGCTGCGCCAGGCCGACCTGATCTACCAGGGCCACTGCCAGACCGTCGCCTCCAACACGCTGGAGATCGAGCGCGCGGTGCTGGAGGCCGACCTGGTCATCGGCGCGGTGCTCGTGCCCGGCGCCAAGGCGCCCAAGCTCGTCACCGACGACCTGGTCAGCCGCATGAAGCCGGGCTCGGTGCTGGTGGACATCTCGATCGACCAGGGCGGCTGCTTCGAGAGCTCGCGGCCGACGACGCACGAGGAGCCGACGTACCGGGTGCACGACTCGATCTTCTACTGCGTGGCCAACATGCCGGGCGCGGTGCCGCACACCTCGACGTTCGCGCTGACGAACGTGACGCTCCCGTACGCGCTGGAGATCGCCGACCTGGGCTGGCAGCGCGCGATGCGCGCGGACCCCGCCCTGGCGCTCGGCCTGAACACGCACGAGGGCCGGCTGACCAGCCGCCCCGTGGCGCAGGCGCACGGCCTGGAGTGGACGGCGCCGCAGGACGTGCTCGCCTGA
- a CDS encoding excalibur calcium-binding domain-containing protein: MDKPEEPPPADPGEPTASRLTTIVLIVSLVLVVLIAGVLGTVAVLMTRSPDTPLLGGAPPRYLSVPIHFAPVRETKVAPCPGDPAVLDAAQTTCYLLEDGVTVAAVQRIEPLREDDGLYSVRIAVAPAFKDKLVQLVDELAPEQQQIAIVLAPAQADQPKTVVAAPIVTQPMDGDSVSIAGFTKEDADALVARLLGGTPSPGTGATTPPTGPATPPTGPATPPTGPATPPTGQPTGPATTGQPTGGTGSTGSTGSTGSTGSTGTTGTGTTGSTGTAGPGATAPATGGRGGRGGLDKRYTSCKEAVAAGDGPYYKGTHEEYGWYTDVDNNGVACNSGDIR, translated from the coding sequence ATGGACAAGCCGGAAGAGCCGCCACCCGCGGACCCGGGGGAGCCGACCGCCAGCAGACTCACCACCATCGTGCTGATCGTCTCGCTGGTGCTCGTCGTGCTCATCGCAGGCGTGCTCGGCACTGTCGCCGTCCTGATGACCAGAAGCCCCGACACGCCGCTGTTAGGCGGCGCCCCGCCGCGCTACCTGTCGGTGCCCATCCACTTCGCGCCGGTCAGGGAGACCAAGGTCGCGCCCTGCCCGGGTGACCCCGCCGTGCTCGACGCGGCGCAGACCACCTGCTACCTGCTGGAGGACGGCGTCACGGTCGCGGCCGTGCAGCGCATCGAGCCGCTGCGCGAGGACGACGGCCTCTACTCCGTGCGCATCGCGGTCGCGCCGGCGTTCAAGGACAAGCTGGTGCAGCTCGTGGACGAGCTGGCGCCCGAGCAGCAGCAGATCGCGATCGTGCTGGCGCCCGCGCAGGCCGACCAGCCCAAGACCGTGGTCGCCGCGCCCATCGTCACCCAGCCGATGGACGGCGACAGCGTGAGCATCGCCGGCTTCACCAAGGAGGACGCCGACGCGCTGGTGGCCCGCCTGCTGGGCGGCACGCCGAGCCCGGGCACGGGCGCCACGACCCCTCCGACCGGCCCCGCCACACCCCCGACCGGCCCCGCCACACCCCCGACCGGCCCCGCCACGCCCCCGACCGGCCAGCCCACCGGCCCCGCCACGACCGGCCAGCCGACCGGCGGCACCGGCTCCACGGGCTCCACGGGCTCCACGGGCTCCACGGGCTCCACCGGGACGACCGGCACGGGAACGACGGGCTCCACAGGCACGGCTGGGCCCGGCGCGACGGCGCCCGCGACGGGCGGCCGGGGCGGCCGGGGCGGCCTCGACAAGCGCTACACGAGCTGCAAGGAGGCCGTGGCGGCCGGCGACGGGCCCTACTACAAGGGCACGCACGAGGAGTACGGCTGGTACACCGACGTCGACAACAACGGCGTGGCCTGCAACAGCGGCGACATCCGCTAG
- a CDS encoding NCS2 family permease, whose translation MAVLDRFFELTGRGTTAGREVRGGLTTFMAMAYIILLNPIILAGAKDVTGARLSIAELTTSTALAAAITTLLMAFVGNAPFGLAAGLGLNAVVAYQAAPHMTWAQAMGLVVLEGFVIIVLAVTGLRTLIMNAIPLALKHAISVGIGLFIALIGLVDAGFVASGSGTPVQLGATGHLTGWPVAVFCFGLLLMILLYVRRVPAAILISIAVTAVLAIVVNSVNTIDPAAWGVVAPRMPESLVAAPDFGLVGQFDLFGGFVTAGALTATVVLFTLVLSGFFDAMGTIIGVSDEAGLVDEQGRVPRLGRILTVDGVGGMVGGAASASANTVFVESAAGVGEGARTGLASVVTGALLGLTLLFTPLAAVVPAAAAAPALVLVGALMMTQSRNVPWDDLELAVPAFLTIALMPFTYSITNGVGAGVIVYTLIKAVRGRFSEIPWLLWVVTLIFLAYFGIDWLEELFA comes from the coding sequence ATGGCGGTGCTCGACAGATTCTTCGAGCTGACGGGGCGCGGCACCACCGCAGGCCGTGAGGTGCGCGGCGGCCTCACCACGTTCATGGCCATGGCCTACATCATCCTGCTCAACCCGATCATCCTGGCCGGGGCCAAGGACGTCACCGGCGCCCGGCTCTCGATCGCCGAGCTGACCACCTCCACGGCGCTGGCCGCGGCGATCACCACGCTGCTCATGGCGTTCGTCGGCAACGCCCCGTTCGGCCTGGCCGCGGGGCTGGGCCTGAACGCGGTCGTCGCCTATCAGGCCGCCCCGCACATGACCTGGGCGCAGGCCATGGGCCTGGTCGTGCTGGAAGGCTTCGTGATCATCGTGCTGGCCGTGACCGGCCTGCGCACCCTGATCATGAACGCGATCCCGCTGGCGCTCAAGCACGCGATCAGCGTCGGGATCGGCCTGTTCATCGCACTGATCGGCCTGGTGGACGCGGGCTTCGTCGCCTCGGGCTCGGGCACCCCCGTGCAGCTCGGCGCGACCGGGCACCTCACGGGCTGGCCGGTCGCGGTCTTCTGCTTCGGCCTGCTGCTGATGATCCTCCTGTACGTGCGCCGCGTCCCCGCCGCCATCCTCATCAGCATCGCCGTCACCGCGGTGCTGGCCATCGTGGTCAACTCGGTCAACACCATCGACCCGGCGGCCTGGGGCGTGGTCGCGCCGCGCATGCCGGAGTCGCTGGTGGCGGCGCCGGACTTCGGGCTGGTCGGCCAGTTCGACCTGTTCGGCGGGTTCGTCACGGCGGGGGCGCTGACGGCCACCGTGGTGCTGTTCACGCTGGTGCTGTCGGGCTTCTTCGACGCCATGGGCACGATCATCGGCGTCAGCGACGAGGCGGGGCTGGTGGACGAGCAGGGCCGGGTGCCCCGGCTGGGCCGCATCCTGACCGTGGACGGGGTGGGCGGCATGGTGGGCGGCGCGGCCAGCGCCTCGGCCAACACCGTGTTCGTGGAGTCGGCCGCCGGTGTCGGGGAGGGCGCGCGTACCGGCCTGGCCAGCGTGGTGACGGGTGCGCTGCTGGGGCTGACGCTGCTGTTCACGCCGCTGGCCGCGGTGGTGCCCGCCGCCGCGGCGGCGCCCGCGCTGGTGCTGGTGGGGGCGCTGATGATGACGCAGAGCAGGAACGTGCCGTGGGACGACCTGGAGCTGGCCGTGCCGGCATTTCTGACGATCGCGCTGATGCCGTTCACGTACTCGATCACCAACGGCGTGGGCGCGGGCGTGATCGTCTACACGCTGATCAAGGCGGTCAGGGGGCGGTTCTCCGAGATCCCCTGGCTGCTGTGGGTGGTGACGCTGATCTTCCTGGCCTACTTCGGCATCGACTGGCTGGAAGAGCTGTTCGCCTAG
- a CDS encoding EF-hand domain-containing protein, which yields MSPCSTRARRPTRARQGGTAMATAREAAEAEFNRFDTDGDGLLTADEIRQANQALGGQGAAESEIEAFIASADSDGDGMVKLEEFVALVGHGRHEKA from the coding sequence ATATCGCCTTGTTCGACAAGGGCTAGACGTCCGACAAGGGCTAGACAAGGGGGCACCGCGATGGCAACCGCACGCGAGGCGGCGGAAGCGGAGTTCAACCGCTTCGACACCGACGGCGACGGCCTGCTGACCGCCGACGAGATCAGGCAGGCCAACCAGGCGCTCGGCGGGCAGGGCGCGGCCGAGAGCGAGATCGAGGCGTTCATCGCCTCGGCCGACAGCGACGGCGACGGCATGGTCAAGCTGGAGGAGTTCGTCGCCCTGGTGGGCCACGGCCGCCACGAGAAGGCGTGA